A single Klebsiella variicola DNA region contains:
- the menC gene encoding o-succinylbenzoate synthase, with protein MRVSQVYRWQIPMDAGVVLRERRLKTRDGLFIRLQEDEREGWGEISPLPGFSDETLEEAQTALLAWAQAWRDGAEPPLPTLPSVAFGISCAQAELYGELPQAADYRAAPLCSGDPDELFAKLAAMPGEKVAKVKVGLWEAVRDGMVVNLLLEAIPDLQLRLDANRAWTPLKAQQFAKYVNPAYRQRIAFLEEPCKTREDSRAFSRETGIAIAWDESLREADFRFVAEPGVRAVVIKPTLTGSVQKVQQQVAAAHALGLSAVISSSIESSLGLTQLARVAAWLTPQTIPGLDTLALMSAQLVRPWPESTLPMINIDALEPLL; from the coding sequence ATGCGCGTTTCGCAGGTTTACCGCTGGCAGATCCCGATGGACGCGGGCGTGGTTCTGCGCGAACGGCGGTTAAAAACCCGCGACGGGCTGTTCATCCGCCTGCAGGAGGATGAACGCGAAGGCTGGGGGGAAATTTCTCCCCTGCCGGGATTCAGTGACGAGACGCTGGAAGAGGCGCAAACGGCGCTGCTGGCGTGGGCGCAGGCCTGGCGCGACGGCGCGGAACCGCCGCTTCCCACACTGCCTTCTGTCGCTTTTGGTATTAGCTGCGCGCAGGCGGAGCTTTACGGCGAACTACCGCAGGCCGCGGATTATCGCGCAGCGCCGCTCTGTTCCGGCGATCCGGATGAGCTGTTCGCCAAACTGGCGGCGATGCCCGGCGAGAAAGTCGCTAAGGTGAAAGTGGGTCTGTGGGAGGCGGTCCGCGACGGCATGGTGGTTAATCTGCTACTGGAAGCCATCCCCGATCTCCAGCTGCGGCTGGATGCCAACCGGGCGTGGACGCCGCTTAAAGCGCAGCAGTTCGCCAAATACGTCAATCCCGCATATCGCCAGCGCATTGCGTTTCTTGAGGAACCCTGCAAAACGCGGGAGGACTCGCGGGCCTTTAGCCGCGAGACGGGGATCGCTATCGCCTGGGATGAAAGCCTGCGCGAGGCGGATTTCCGCTTTGTCGCGGAGCCCGGCGTGCGCGCGGTGGTGATCAAACCGACGCTGACCGGCAGTGTGCAAAAGGTTCAGCAACAGGTCGCCGCGGCACACGCCCTGGGGCTTAGCGCGGTGATTAGCTCGTCAATCGAGTCCAGCCTCGGGTTAACCCAGCTGGCGCGGGTTGCCGCCTGGCTGACGCCGCAGACCATCCCCGGACTCGATACGCTGGCGCTGATGAGCGCCCAACTGGTACGGCCGTGGCCGGAAAGTACGCTGCCGATGATCAACATTGATGCGCTGGAGCCGCTGCTGTGA
- the menE gene encoding o-succinylbenzoate--CoA ligase produces MMFSDWPWRHWRQLRGEAQALRLNDRLLTWRELCARVDALAAGFAAQGVMEGQGVALRAYNQPETLLAWLALLQCGARVLPLNPQLPEVLLQELLPALTVQHQLVLNGAAQPGDLPALTLQAAEGVHAVCWHGERLVSMTLTSGSTGLPKAAVHSASAHLASAAGVLALMPFAAEDDWLLSLPLFHVSGQGIVWRWLLAGARMTVRDKQPLAQMLQGCTHASLVPTQLWRLLNDNAALSLKAVLLGGAAIPVELTERALAQGIRSFCGYGLTEFASTVCAKAADGAADVGEPLPGREVKIVAGEIWLRASSMAAGYWRDGQLLPLTNDEGWFATRDRGELHNGRLTVVGRLDNLFFSGGEGIQPEEVERVILAHPQVQQVFIVPLDDVEYGQRPVAVVECDDGCELSALATWSAERLARFQQPVRWLRLPDTLKNGGIKISRQALREWARQQTYATVS; encoded by the coding sequence GTGATGTTTTCCGACTGGCCCTGGCGCCACTGGCGCCAGTTACGCGGTGAGGCGCAGGCGTTACGCCTGAACGATCGGCTGCTGACCTGGCGTGAGCTATGCGCTCGGGTTGACGCGCTGGCGGCCGGCTTTGCCGCGCAGGGCGTTATGGAAGGTCAGGGCGTGGCGCTCCGGGCCTACAACCAGCCGGAGACGCTACTCGCCTGGCTGGCATTGCTGCAGTGCGGGGCGCGGGTGCTGCCGCTGAATCCGCAACTGCCAGAGGTGTTGCTGCAGGAACTGCTGCCTGCGTTAACCGTCCAGCATCAACTGGTGCTGAATGGTGCTGCGCAGCCGGGGGATTTACCGGCGTTAACTCTGCAGGCGGCCGAAGGCGTCCATGCCGTTTGCTGGCATGGCGAACGGCTGGTGTCGATGACGTTAACCTCCGGCTCAACCGGCCTGCCGAAAGCGGCGGTACATAGCGCCAGCGCCCATCTGGCCAGCGCCGCTGGCGTGCTGGCGCTGATGCCGTTTGCCGCAGAAGACGACTGGCTGCTGTCGCTGCCGTTGTTTCATGTCTCCGGGCAGGGGATCGTCTGGCGCTGGCTGCTGGCCGGCGCGCGAATGACGGTGCGCGACAAGCAACCGCTGGCGCAGATGCTGCAGGGCTGTACCCATGCTTCGCTGGTGCCGACTCAGCTGTGGCGCCTGCTGAATGATAATGCTGCGCTTTCCCTCAAGGCGGTGCTGCTCGGCGGCGCAGCGATCCCGGTCGAATTGACTGAGCGTGCACTCGCGCAGGGAATACGCAGTTTCTGCGGCTACGGCCTCACCGAGTTCGCTTCCACGGTCTGTGCCAAAGCGGCCGACGGCGCGGCGGATGTGGGCGAACCGCTGCCGGGGCGGGAGGTGAAAATTGTCGCCGGCGAGATCTGGCTGCGGGCGTCGAGTATGGCGGCGGGTTACTGGCGCGACGGTCAGTTATTGCCATTAACCAATGATGAAGGCTGGTTTGCGACACGCGATCGCGGGGAGTTACACAATGGTCGGCTGACGGTTGTTGGACGACTGGATAATCTCTTTTTTAGCGGCGGCGAAGGCATTCAACCGGAGGAGGTTGAGCGCGTGATACTCGCCCATCCGCAGGTACAACAGGTATTTATTGTACCGCTGGATGATGTCGAATATGGTCAACGCCCGGTCGCGGTGGTGGAATGCGATGACGGCTGCGAGTTGAGCGCGCTGGCGACATGGAGCGCTGAGCGGTTAGCGCGCTTTCAGCAGCCAGTGCGTTGGCTACGGCTGCCGGACACGTTAAAGAACGGTGGGATTAAGATTTCCCGTCAGGCGCTGCGCGAATGGGCCAGACAGCAGACGTATGCGACCGTATCGTAG
- the nudI gene encoding nucleoside triphosphatase NudI has translation MRQRTIVCPLIQNEGHYLLCKMAADRGVFPGQWALSGGGVEPGERIEEALRREIREELGEKLILTHIAPWSFRDDTRVKTYPDGRQETIYMIYLIFDCVSANRDVTINEEFDDYAWVKADDLKNYDLNAATRVTLSQKGLL, from the coding sequence GTGCGTCAAAGGACGATTGTTTGCCCGCTTATCCAGAATGAAGGCCATTATCTGCTCTGCAAAATGGCCGCCGACCGCGGGGTTTTTCCCGGGCAATGGGCCTTATCCGGCGGCGGCGTGGAGCCAGGGGAGCGTATTGAAGAGGCGCTGCGGCGGGAGATACGCGAAGAGCTTGGCGAAAAACTCATTCTTACCCATATCGCGCCGTGGAGCTTTCGCGATGATACCCGCGTCAAAACTTACCCGGATGGTCGGCAGGAAACGATCTATATGATCTACCTGATCTTCGACTGCGTCAGCGCCAATCGCGACGTGACGATCAACGAGGAGTTTGACGATTACGCCTGGGTCAAAGCCGACGATCTCAAAAACTACGATCTCAATGCCGCCACCCGCGTGACGCTCAGCCAGAAAGGGCTACTTTAG
- a CDS encoding Rpn family recombination-promoting nuclease/putative transposase, producing the protein MDRAPHSPHDAVFKHLLSHRATAKDFLDIHLPGPLRALCNLNTLQLESGSFIDDELRASHSDILYSLQTQAGEGYIYLLIEHQSSADRHMAFRLMRYAIAAMQRHLDKGHTQLPLVIPLLFYHGRVSPWPYPMCWLAGFADPDVARRIYGDDFPLIDITTTPDDEIMRHRRVAMLELLQKHIRQRDMMDLHEQLVSLLALGYTSRRQLKTLLHYLLQAGNAADPVAFLRHLAQSVPRRSHKETLMNIAQFLEQRGHQQGLKQGLQQGLQQGLEQGEQQTAERIARAMLASGLDLSLVAKLTGLAPECLARLQH; encoded by the coding sequence ATGGACAGGGCGCCCCATTCCCCGCATGACGCCGTATTTAAACACCTGTTGTCGCACCGGGCGACGGCAAAGGACTTCCTTGACATTCATCTCCCCGGACCGCTGCGCGCGTTATGCAACCTGAATACGCTGCAACTGGAATCCGGGAGCTTTATTGACGATGAGCTACGAGCGAGTCATTCCGATATCCTTTACTCGCTGCAAACGCAGGCGGGGGAGGGCTATATCTATCTGTTGATTGAGCACCAAAGCTCGGCGGACCGCCATATGGCCTTTCGCCTGATGCGCTATGCCATCGCCGCGATGCAACGTCATCTGGATAAGGGGCATACGCAGCTGCCGCTGGTTATCCCCCTGCTGTTTTATCATGGCCGCGTTTCGCCCTGGCCGTACCCGATGTGCTGGCTGGCAGGCTTTGCCGATCCGGACGTTGCGCGGCGGATCTATGGTGATGATTTTCCCTTAATCGATATCACCACCACCCCGGATGATGAAATCATGCGCCACCGGCGCGTGGCGATGCTGGAGCTGCTGCAGAAGCATATCCGCCAGCGCGACATGATGGACCTGCACGAGCAGCTGGTCAGCCTGTTAGCACTGGGATACACTAGCCGCAGGCAGCTAAAGACGCTGTTGCACTATTTATTACAGGCAGGAAACGCCGCCGATCCGGTCGCTTTTTTGCGCCATCTTGCGCAAAGCGTTCCCCGGCGGTCGCACAAGGAGACGCTCATGAATATTGCCCAGTTTCTGGAACAACGCGGCCATCAGCAAGGGTTAAAGCAAGGTCTGCAACAAGGTCTGCAACAAGGTCTGGAGCAAGGTGAGCAGCAGACCGCGGAGCGTATTGCCCGGGCGATGCTCGCTAGCGGACTCGACCTGTCGCTGGTGGCGAAACTGACCGGCCTCGCCCCGGAATGTCTGGCCCGGCTGCAGCATTAA
- a CDS encoding YfaZ family outer membrane protein → MKKSIFMALAGVMLVSSAAHAISVTGEAGEHYTNLGVGFGTESTGLAVSGNWLHSDNDGDAAGLGLGLNIPLGPFLATVGGKGVYTNPKQGDEGYAAAVGGGLQWKIGDSFRLYGDYYYSPDSLSSGIDSYQEANVGASWTIMRPLSIQAGYRYLNLAGKDGNRDNTIADGPYIGASASF, encoded by the coding sequence ATGAAAAAAAGCATTTTTATGGCGCTGGCTGGCGTCATGCTGGTTTCTTCCGCGGCCCATGCGATCAGCGTTACCGGTGAAGCAGGCGAGCATTACACCAATCTTGGCGTCGGGTTTGGCACGGAGTCTACCGGCCTGGCCGTTTCCGGTAACTGGCTGCATAGCGATAACGACGGCGACGCCGCGGGTTTAGGCCTGGGGCTCAATATTCCGCTGGGGCCGTTCCTCGCGACTGTGGGCGGTAAAGGCGTATACACCAACCCGAAACAGGGCGATGAAGGTTATGCAGCAGCGGTCGGCGGCGGCCTGCAGTGGAAAATTGGCGACAGCTTCCGCCTGTACGGCGACTACTACTACTCGCCGGATTCCCTCTCCAGCGGCATTGACAGCTATCAGGAAGCTAATGTCGGCGCCAGCTGGACCATCATGCGTCCGCTCAGCATCCAGGCAGGCTATCGCTATCTGAACCTGGCGGGTAAAGATGGCAACCGCGATAACACCATCGCCGACGGTCCGTACATCGGCGCCAGCGCCAGCTTCTAA
- a CDS encoding nicotinamide mononucleotide deamidase-related protein YfaY: MLNVEMLSTGDEVLHGQIVDTNAAWLADFFFNQGLPLTRRHTVGDDLDALVAILRERSEQADVLIVNGGLGPTSDDLSALAAATAKGEGLILHPEWLETMTRFFAERGRPMAESNRKQAEIPASAEMINNPVGTACGFAVQLNRCLMFFTPGVPSEFKVMVEQEILPRLRQRFTLPEPPVCLRLTTFGRSESELAQSLNPLTLPPGVVMGYRSSMPIIELKLTGPADQRDAMLALWPEVRKVAGDSLIFEGTEGLPAQIARCLQERQLSLTLSEQFTGGLLALQLSRAGAPLLASEVVPAQEETLAQAARWAAERRINHFAGLALAVSGQENDHLNVALATPDGTFALRVKFSVTRHSLAVRQEVCAMMALNMLRRWLNGQPLASEHGWINVVDSLSL; the protein is encoded by the coding sequence ATGTTGAATGTGGAAATGCTGTCCACTGGCGATGAAGTGTTGCATGGTCAAATCGTTGATACCAATGCGGCATGGCTGGCGGATTTCTTTTTTAATCAGGGGTTACCGTTAACGCGCCGCCATACCGTTGGCGACGATCTTGATGCGCTGGTGGCGATTCTGCGCGAACGCAGCGAACAGGCGGATGTGCTGATCGTTAACGGCGGCCTTGGGCCGACCAGCGACGATCTGAGCGCGCTGGCCGCCGCCACCGCGAAAGGCGAAGGGCTTATTTTGCATCCGGAGTGGCTGGAAACCATGACCCGTTTCTTTGCCGAGCGCGGCCGGCCGATGGCGGAAAGTAACCGCAAGCAGGCGGAAATCCCCGCCAGCGCCGAGATGATCAATAACCCGGTCGGCACGGCCTGTGGCTTTGCCGTTCAGCTCAACCGCTGCCTGATGTTTTTCACCCCCGGTGTACCTTCTGAATTTAAGGTGATGGTCGAGCAGGAGATTTTACCGCGTCTGCGTCAGCGCTTTACGCTGCCGGAACCGCCGGTATGCCTGCGTTTGACCACCTTTGGCCGCTCGGAGAGCGAGCTGGCGCAAAGCCTCAATCCGCTGACGTTACCGCCTGGCGTGGTGATGGGTTACCGTTCGTCGATGCCGATTATCGAACTCAAGCTAACCGGACCGGCTGACCAGCGCGACGCCATGCTGGCCCTGTGGCCGGAAGTCCGCAAGGTGGCTGGCGACAGTCTGATTTTCGAAGGCACGGAAGGGTTACCGGCGCAGATTGCGCGCTGCCTGCAGGAGCGGCAGCTGAGCCTGACGCTCAGCGAGCAGTTTACCGGCGGCCTGCTGGCGCTGCAGCTGTCCCGCGCCGGCGCGCCGCTGCTGGCCAGCGAAGTGGTTCCGGCGCAGGAGGAGACGCTGGCGCAGGCGGCTCGCTGGGCGGCCGAGCGGCGAATAAACCATTTTGCCGGCCTGGCCCTGGCGGTGAGCGGCCAGGAGAACGATCATCTTAACGTGGCCCTGGCCACCCCGGACGGCACCTTCGCGCTGCGCGTGAAGTTTAGCGTCACCCGCCACAGCCTGGCGGTACGCCAGGAAGTCTGCGCCATGATGGCATTAAATATGCTGCGTCGCTGGC